A stretch of Cicer arietinum cultivar CDC Frontier isolate Library 1 chromosome 5, Cicar.CDCFrontier_v2.0, whole genome shotgun sequence DNA encodes these proteins:
- the LOC101512319 gene encoding uncharacterized protein, whose product MQYQYENYDPSFPDQHVVDQYLPIWARLPAFKTKPAFIWAEDLNNTISTTLLTYEQLNTSIDVISTQLLFQLQRNDTVLILCSSGLDLVKVIFGCQRAALLTVPIVPPHPSFTNENYHHLIRVISQTKPKAAIAHPNYISNIQNYISSTNHNKNKKLAQLLQTLHWISIEDIKNSNINSNFSSFSYSGRKPNEVYLVQYTSGATDIPKPVLVTTGSAAHNVRTARKAYDLHPNSTIVSWLPQYHDCGLMFLLLTIVSGATCVLTSPTSFIKRPRLWLELMSKFNATCTPVPSFTLPLVIKRGGIHKGTLPINLSSLENLIIINEPIYKDSVVDFVRTFSPFGLKSSSISPSYGLAENGTFVSTSWRVKNEPFSSFEDFPTHKQLLPVAKLALKNRNEEQDEDIEIMIVNEETHEPVEDGVEGEIWVCSPSNASGYLDYPSLTNEVFHARIRNSVRRCFLRTGDRGIVKGEKRYLFVVGRIQDTIKLQNGEKNVITHPHYIETVVFNSFPKLLRGGCVAVFSVLATVCVVAEMQRIEKDVDEGLLRSICEGIKESVLKKEGVEVGWVVLVKSECVPKTTSGKLQRWVAKEKLLGGKMKVLMEMRFGKDVVKIKHEVLRNFDVKKNDEIRSSLVSHL is encoded by the coding sequence ATGCAATACCAATACGAGAATTATGATCCATCTTTTCCCGACCAACATGTGGTTGACCAATACCTTCCAATTTGGGCCAGGTTACCAGCTTTCAAAACTAAACCAGCTTTCATTTGGGCTGAAGACTTAAACAACACAATTTCCACTACCCTCCTAACCTATGAACAACTCAATACCTCAATTGATGTAATCTCAACTCAACTACTCTTTCAACTTCAAAGAAATGACACTGTCCTTATTCTTTGCTCTTCAGGACTTGACCTTGTTAAGGTCATTTTCGGTTGTCAAAGAGCTGCTCTTTTAACTGTCCCTATTGTCCCTCCTCACCCTTCTTTCACCAATGAAAATTACCACCACCTTATAAGAGTCATTTCACAAACTAAACCCAAAGCCGCAATAGCTCACCCCAATTACATTTCAAACATTCAAAATTACATCTCTTCCacaaatcacaacaaaaacaaaaaactagcTCAATTGTTACAAACTCTCCACTGGATTTCCATAGAAGATATCAAAAACAGCaacataaattcaaatttttcttcattttcgtATAGTGGTCGAAAACCAAATGAGGTTTATTTGGTTCAATACACTTCTGGAGCAACTGATATACCAAAACCGGTTCTTGTAACAACAGGTTCAGCTGCTCATAACGTTAGAACAGCAAGAAAAGCTTATGATCTTCACCCAAACAGTACAATTGTTTCGTGGCTACCACAATACCATGATTGTGGTCTCATGTTTCTGTTGCTGACAATTGTATCAGGTGCCACCTGTGTTCTCACTTCACCAACATCGTTCATCAAACGGCCAAGACTCTGGCTTGAACTAATGTCGAAATTTAATGCTACTTGCACCCCCGTTCCTTCTTTCACACTCCCCCTTGTTATCAAACGTGGAGGAATTCACAAAGGAACTTTACCCATTAATCTTTCATCTCTTGAAAACCTTATAATTATCAACGAACCTATTTACAAAGACTCGGTGGTTGATTTTGTTCGAACTTTTTCACCTTTCGGGTTGAAATCTTCGTCTATTTCACCTTCTTATGGATTAGCAGAAAATGGTACTTTTGTTTCAACTTCATGGAGGGTAAAAAACGAACCTTTTTCTAGCTTCGAAGATTTTCCAACTCATAAACAGCTTTTACCAGTTGCGAAACTCGCTTTGAAGAACCGAAATGAAGAACAAGACGAAGACATTGAAATCATGATTGTTAATGAAGAAACACATGAACCTGTTGAAGATGGTGTTGAAGGTGAAATTTGGGTTTGTTCTCCAAGTAATGCTTCTGGTTACCTTGATTACCCTTCTTTAACAAACGAAGTTTTTCATGCAAGAATCAGAAACAGTGTTCGTAGGTGTTTTCTTAGAACAGGTGACAGAGGAATAGTGAAAGGTGAAAAAAGATATCTTTTTGTTGTTGGTAGAATTCAAGATACTATAAAGCTtcaaaatggtgaaaaaaatgTCATCACTCACCCACATTACATAGAAACTGTTGTTTTTAACAGTTTTCCAAAGTTACTACGAGGTGGTTGTGTTGCAGTTTTTAGTGTTTTAGCGACAGTTTGTGTTGTAGCAGAGATGCAGAGGATTGAAAAAGATGTTGATGAAGGATTATTAAGGAGTATTTGTGAAGGAATTAAGGAAAGTGTTTTGAAGAAAGAGGGTGTTGAAGTTGGTTGGGTTGTTTTGGTTAAGAGTGAATGTGTTCCAAAAACTACTTCTGGGAAATTGCAAAGATGGGTTGCTAAAGAGAAGCTTCTTGGTGGGAAAATGAAGGTTTTGATGGAGATGAGGTTTGGGAAAGATGTTGTCAAGATAAAACATGAGGTTTTGAGAAATTTCGATGtgaaaaagaatgatgaaatTCGTAGCTCATTGGTCTCACATTTATGA
- the LOC101501700 gene encoding CBS domain-containing protein CBSX3, mitochondrial, which yields MHGIYRILQRRRNPLRAAIFQQFHGNGIFNLNKISSGYGWVTSSPPPMQQKGLENVTVSEVLMTKGEEKVGSWLWCRVDDAVINAMKNMAENDIGSLVVLKPGGQHIAGIVTERDCLKKIVSQGRSPLYTQVGQIMTNENDLVTVTSDTNILRAMRLMLENRIRHVPVIDGKIVGMISIVDVVRAVTEQQSGELKRLGDYIRGEYY from the exons atgCACGGAATTTACCGGATTCTGCAACGTCGCCGCAACCCTCTAAGGGCTGCAATATTTCAACAATTCCATGGAAATGGAATTTTTAACTTGAACAAGATATCTTCTGGCTATGGATGGGTCACATCCTCTCCACCACCTATGCAACAGAAAGGATTGGAGAATGTTACAGTTTCAGAGGTAttaatgacaaagggggaagAAAAAGTGGGTTCCTGGCTTTGGTGCAGAGTCGATGATGCTGTTATTAATGCAATGAAGAAT ATGGCTGAAAATGATATTGGATCATTGGTGGTACTTAAGCCAGGGGGCCAACACATAGCAGGCATTGTCACAGAAAGAG ATTGCTTGAAGAAAATAGTTTCACAAGGAAGATCACCTTTATACACACAAGTTGGTCAAATAATGACTAATGAG AATGATCTGGTAACTGTGACATCTGACACAAACATTCTAAGAGCAATGAGACTTATGTTAG AGAATCGCATTCGACATGTTCCAGTTATAGATGGGAAAATAGTTGGCATGATTTCAATAGTAGATGTGGTGAGAGCAGTGACGGAGCAGCAAAGTGGAGAATTGAAACGACTCGGTGATTACATTCGAGGTGAATACTATTAA
- the LOC101502665 gene encoding DNA-3-methyladenine glycosylase 1 — protein MGEETQIQPQPQTLIGTEIEPQPQSQPQEASSNNTVAATAAGAIIPVESELSNVPPHINSPATKIPLRPRKIRKVSPDPTTTSESQSETPKSATSTAGKSCGRHSNKSVQQQRALIVPRIVARSLSCEGEVEIALRYLRNADPLLSPLIDIHQPPTFDNFHTPFLALTRSILYQQLAFKAGTSIYTRFIALCGGEAGVVPETVLALNPQQLRQIGVSGRKASYLHDLARKYQNGILSDSAIVNMDDKSLFTMLTMVNGIGSWSVHMFMIFSLHRPDVLPINDLGVRKGVQILYNLEDLPRPSQMDQLCEKWRPYRSVASWYMWRFVEAKGTPSSAVAVATGAGLQQHQLEQHQQQQQQQQHSQQQLMDPMNSMFNIGAACAWGQ, from the exons ATGGGCGAAGAGACACAAATTCAACCTCAACCACAAACCCTAATCGGAACGGAGATTGAACCTCAGCCTCAGTCACAGCCACAAGAGGCTTCTTCCAATAACACCGTCGCCGCCACCGCCGCCGGCGCTATTATTCCCGTAGAGTCCGAACTCAGCAATGTTCCACCACACATCAATTCACCGGCTACTAAAATCCCCCTCCGTCCTCGAAAGATCCGGAAAGTCTCTCCAGATCCTACGACAACCTCCGAATCTCAATCGGAAACACCAAAATCCGCCACTTCCACCGCTGGAAAATCATGCGGACGACACAGCAACAAATCGGTTCAACAACAAAGAGCCCTAATTGTTCCAAGAATCGTAGCTAGGTCACTTTCGTGCGAAGGAGAAGTCGAAATCGCACTTCGTTACCTTCGCAACGCAGACCCACTCCTCTCCCCGCTCATCGACATTCACCAACCTCCAACATTCGATAATTTCCATACTCCATTTCTTGCCCTAACCCGTAGCATATTGTATCAACAACTGGCATTTAAAGCCGGAACTTCGATTTATACACGCTTTATTGCTCTATGTGGTGGTGAGGCTGGTGTTGTTCCTGAAACTGTTCTTGCCCTAAATCCGCAGCAACTTCGTCAGATTGGGGTTTCTGGTAGAAAAGCTAGTTATCTCCACGATTTGGCTAGGAAGTATCAGAATGGAATACTTTCTGATTCCGCCATTGTAAATATGGATGATAAATCGCTTTTCACAATGCTTACTATGGTTAATGGGATTGGTTCTTGGTCTGTTCATATGTTTATGATTTTCTCGCTTCATAGACCTGATGTTCTTCCCATTAATGATCTTGGTGTTCGGAAGGGGGTTCAGATTCTTTATAATCTTGAAGACTTGCCTCGACCGTCTCAGATGGATCAATTGTGTGAGAAGTGGAGGCCTTATAGGTCTGTTGCTTCATGGTATATGTGGAGGTTTGTTGAAGCCAAGGGAACTCCTTCGAGTGCCGTGGCTGTTGCCACTGGTGCTGGATTGCAGCAGCACCAGCTTGAGCAGCACCAACAGCAACAACAGCAGCAGCAGCATTCACAACAACAGCTTATGGATCCCATGAATAGCATGTTTAATATCGG GGCTGCCTGTGCCTGGGGACAGTGA
- the LOC101502358 gene encoding uncharacterized protein: MAKITFVLVFLIALAIPLRSVLGQGGWQDLVGGGDFAATFDQAKKAIDAASGAAAGQAAINDYFGGDEEGETDNEGASLAGWLDSEGNANSDAGSPAAVPVDSPVGAPEDLPVDSPKGSIDDSFSPTRAPQQAPTYAPSESPSNEPSQPPEFAPTYAPFEAPTNAPTQTPELSPTNSPAEAPEDDDEDVDDRRKVPGNAPTESPEGSPSESPKGAMAYDDDDDDEDDAPEGAPSQAPKGAPTQAPKGAASEDDD, translated from the exons atggcaAAGATAACATTTGTTCTTGTATTTTTAATTGCGCTTGCGATCCCGTTGCGTTCGGTTTTAGGTCAAGGAGGTTGGCAAGATCTTGTAGGAGGGGGAGATTTTGCTGCAACATTTGATCAGGCTAAGAAAGCTATTGATGCTGCTTCTGGTGCTGCTGCTGGTCAAGCTGCTATAAATGATTATTTTGGTGGTGATGAAGAAGGTGAAACTGATAATGAAGGAGCTTCTTTGGCTGGTTGGTTAGATTCAGAAGG CAATGCGAACAGTGATGCGGGAAGTCCAGCAGCAGTTCCAGTAGATTCACCAGTTGGTGCTCCAGAAGATTTGCCAGTAGATTCACCCAAAGGAAGCATAGATGATTCTTTCTCTCCTACAAGGGCACCTCAACAAGCACCAACATATGCACCTTCAGAATCACCATCAAATGAACCAAGCCAACCACCTGAATTTGCACCAACATATGCACCATTTGAAGCACCAACAAATGCACCCACACAAACGCCAGAGCTATCACCTACAAATTCACCTGCAGAGGCACCAGAAGACGATGATGAGGATGTAGATGATCGTCGTAAGGTACCAGGAAATGCCCCAACAGAATCACCTGAAGGCTCACCAAGTGAGTCACCTAAAGGAGCAATGGCATAtgatgacgacgacgacgacGAGGACGATGCACCTGAAGGAGCACCCTCACAGGCACCTAAAGGAGCACCCACACAGGCACCTAAAGGTGCAGCTTCAGAGGATGATGATTGA
- the LOC101503079 gene encoding protein RADIALIS-like 4: MASSSNWTPKQNKRFENALAILDKDIPDRWQKLARAVGGKSVEEVIRHYEKLVEDVKLIEEGLVPLPNYRNNVGSNKGYTYIMDEDKRMKALSLQ, translated from the exons ATGGCGTCGAGCTCGAATTGGACCccgaaacaaaacaaaagatttGAGAATGCATTGGCAATCTTGGACAAAGACATTCCAGATCGTTGGCAGAAGCTGGCTAGAGCTGTGGGAGGGAAGAGTGTTGAAGAAGTGATAAGACATTATGAGAAGCTTGTTGAAGATGTGAAGCTGATTGAAGAAGGACTTGTTCCTTTGCCTAATTACAGAAATAATGTTGGCAGCAACAAAGGTTACACTTACATAATGGATGAAGACAAAAG GATGAAGGCTCTAAGTCTCCAATGA
- the LOC101502028 gene encoding protein RADIALIS-like 4: MGWTREENMRFEDALAVYGPEDPNRWQKVANAVGGKSVKEVKMHYEILMEDVTRIERDQIPLPIYRGGAAINFKGTQFVDHQISKRMRNLNIR, encoded by the exons ATGGGTTGGACAAGAGAAGAGAACATGCGTTTTGAGGATGCTCTTGCGGTGTACGGTCCAGAAGATCCCAACCGGTGGCAAAAAGTGGCAAACGCTGTTGGTGGAAAATCAGTAAAAGAGGTTAAAATGCACTATGAGATCCTTATGGAAGATGTCACTCGAATAGAGCGTGATCAAATCCCACTACCCATTTACAGGGGGGGTGCTGCTATCAATTTCAAAGGAACTCAATTTGTCGATCACCAAATTAG CAAGCGAATGAGGAATCTGAATATCCGTTAA
- the LOC101511994 gene encoding uncharacterized protein: MVGQKKHQFHFRIPWISGFSSTGSQSHPKSKSPSPKAPPTRISEPQTSLESKMMFATSTSNPSENNTMKDDETNFVNKVATVNPTTQVPMDDKKVSVVTLAGENRGATMHVADSQSQSTKKKGSIHKIHRTNEKEEKEEGGKAYVNSNIQSMNNSFMLQGSLTGRDPGVRVILPQKHEPEVKRGLENRGNEGSNVSRVEKLPYRPTVRRRCLRGLMVEPSDSDPDKPRRHGCKFSCGDVKKDNGIL, from the coding sequence ATGGTAGGGCAAAAAAAGCATCAATTTCATTTTAGAATCCCATGGATATCAGGTTTTTCTTCCACTGGATCACAGTCTCATCCAAAATCAAAATCTCCTTCACCAAAGGCTCCTCCTACCCGAATTTCTGAACCTCAAACAAGTCTAGAGAGCAAAATGATGTTTGCCACTTCCACATCCAACCCTAGTGAAAATAATACTATGAAGGATGATGAAACAAATTTTGTTAATAAAGTGGCCACTGTGAACCCAACAACACAGGTTCCGATGGATGATAAAAAAGTTAGCGTGGTAACTCTGGCGGGTGAAAACAGAGGAGCAACAATGCACGTGGCAGATTCTCAGTCACAGTCAACAAAGAAAAAAGGGTCAATCCACAAGATACATAGAACGaatgaaaaagaagagaaagaggaAGGTGGGAAAGCATATGTGAATAGTAACATACAGAGTATGAATAATTCATTCATGTTGCAAGGGTCATTAACGGGAAGAGACCCTGGCGTTCGTGTCATTCTTCCCCAAAAGCATGAGCCTGAGGTTAAACGAGGTTTAGAAAACCGTGGGAATGAAGGAAGCAATGTTAGCAGGGTAGAGAAGTTACCTTATCGACCAACGGTTCGAAGACGGTGTTTGAGAGGACTTATGGTAGAACCAAGTGATTCTGATCCTGATAAACCTCGTCGTCATGGCTGCAAATTCAGTTGCGGAGATGTTAAAAAGGATAACGGGATTCTGTAA
- the LOC101501386 gene encoding uncharacterized protein, with protein MGSLMAGWDSNTLDPKSASLERNRSLTKEEIDAFWKSKKETEDQHLKAISNLSRNIQPGKYEDNVPLPRRIKESLGMDADNNLDQLIKKNPWWTKSNWAFLNEPPVIEASSNKYASQFHIAKLRSSKDNPEHGISA; from the exons ATGGGTTCTCTTATGGCAGGATGGGACTCTAACACATTGGATCCTAAATCAG CGTCACTTGAAAGGAATCGATCGCTAACAAAAGAAGAAATTGACGCTTTCTGGAAATCAAAGAAAGAGACAGAGGACcaacacctcaaagcaatttctaatttatcaaGGAATATTCAG CCGGGCAAATACGAGGATAATGTGCCTTTGCCTCGCCGCATAAAGGAGTCATTAGGCATGGATGCTGACAATAATTTGGACCAGCTTATTAAGAAAAATCCCTG GTGGACCAAGAGCAATTGGGCATTTCTGAATGAACCTCCAGTGATAGAAGCTTCTTCCAACAAGTATGCATCACAGTTTCACATAGCCAAATTGAGATCGTCAAAAGATAACCCCGAACATGGAATTAGTGCTTGA